One Anopheles marshallii chromosome 3, idAnoMarsDA_429_01, whole genome shotgun sequence genomic region harbors:
- the LOC128710923 gene encoding myoglobin-like, whose protein sequence is MDSTGLSASEKITLFSAWGLIRKDLDVHGRNMLLLLFHKYPHYVSYFDFTDDPTAQSLVDNKSLYAQSIHVIKAFGSLIEYGLKDPALFHETLKKITRLHEQRNVYSKDILIIGEVLLDYVAQVLGRQVADSLPDAFRKLFATIASRFPATPGVDGDVNDANVTQPEYTP, encoded by the exons ATGGATTCCACCGGACTGTCCGCCTCGGAGAAAATTACCCTCTTCAGTGCGTGGGGCTTGATTCGCAAGGATTTGGACGTGCATGGGCGAAACATGCTGTTGCT ATTGTTTCACAAGTATCCACACTACGTTTCGTACTTTGATTTCACCGACGATCCGACCGCCCAATCGCTCGTCGACAATAAATCCCTTTACGCGCAATCGATACACGTCATCAAAGCGTTCGGATCGCTCATCGAGTACGGTCTCAAGGATCCGGCCCTGTTTCATGAGACGCTGAAAAAGATTACGCGCCTGCACGAGCAGCGTAACGTCTACTCCAAGGACATTCTAATCATCGGGGAAGTTTTGCTTGACTATGTTGCCCAGGTGCTCGGACGTCAAGTGGCCGATTCGTTGCCCGATGCCTTCCGGAAGCTGTTCGCAACTATCGCTAGCAGGTTTCCTGCAACACCGGGCGTCGATGGTGACGTAAATGATGCAAACGTTACGCAGCCTGAATATACACCGTAG